From the Paludibacterium paludis genome, one window contains:
- the yedF gene encoding sulfurtransferase-like selenium metabolism protein YedF: MSKTLNDCVIVVGNDGLGQGDEALRHKVLGSYFQTLLELGELPTAVVFYTAGVKMVADDSPVLRVLSSIAAEGVALIACRTCLEHYGLMERVAVGRIGNMMQIVEAQTAAAKVITL, from the coding sequence ATGAGCAAGACACTGAACGATTGCGTGATCGTGGTGGGGAACGACGGGCTGGGGCAGGGCGACGAGGCCTTGCGCCATAAAGTGCTGGGCAGCTATTTTCAGACGCTGCTGGAGCTGGGTGAACTGCCGACCGCCGTGGTGTTCTACACCGCCGGCGTGAAAATGGTGGCGGACGATTCGCCGGTTCTGCGCGTGCTGTCGTCCATCGCGGCCGAAGGCGTGGCGCTGATCGCCTGCCGCACCTGCCTTGAGCATTACGGACTGATGGAGCGGGTGGCGGTGGGCCGGATCGGCAACATGATGCAGATCGTCGAAGCCCAGACCGCCGCCGCCAAGGTGATCACGCTTTAG
- a CDS encoding DoxX family protein, producing the protein MIDTRTAPYAAFVLRLALGTMFLAHGLTKVLVFTLPGTAQFFESVGFPGFLAYPVAFAEVGGGALLLLGIAPRLVAALLLPVLIGASTVHFANGWSFANPNGGWEYPVFLVIAALVQALVGDGALTLKSTASLFGNRR; encoded by the coding sequence ATGATCGACACTCGCACTGCACCGTACGCCGCTTTCGTTCTCCGTCTCGCCCTGGGGACGATGTTCCTCGCTCACGGGTTGACCAAGGTACTGGTCTTCACCCTGCCCGGCACCGCGCAGTTCTTCGAATCGGTCGGCTTCCCGGGTTTTCTGGCCTACCCGGTGGCCTTCGCCGAAGTCGGCGGCGGCGCCCTGCTGCTTCTGGGCATCGCGCCGCGCCTCGTGGCCGCTTTGCTGCTGCCGGTGCTGATCGGCGCGAGCACGGTCCACTTCGCCAACGGCTGGTCGTTCGCCAACCCGAACGGCGGCTGGGAATACCCGGTATTCCTGGTGATCGCCGCCCTGGTTCAGGCTCTCGTCGGCGACGGCGCGCTGACGCTCAAGTCCACGGCCTCGCTGTTCGGTAACCGCCGCTGA
- the mnmH gene encoding tRNA 2-selenouridine(34) synthase MnmH: protein MKHPLVRLDERHRFDEIIDVRTPLEFEHDHIPGAINAPVLSNEERVVIGTLYKQVSAFEATRLGAAMVARNIAAHLDTLFADRPRAWRPLIYCWRGGKRSGSMTAWFNLIGWKAGQLEGGYKAYRHWVLEQLETGPARVRYIVIGGATGSGKTRLLNAMARAGAQVLDLEGLARHRGSLLGALPGERQPSQKAFETGLVGELARFDPDRPVFVEAESRMIGNLRLPETLLARLHESPCLQLRADTGKRIDFLCRDYAHLFDTPEAFKEKLGYLAPLHGRKTIETWQAMVDARSMPELFRELVERHYDPAYRKSGNQHFCRMGDAPEVGFDPTDADPDAAARAILARFA from the coding sequence GTGAAACACCCTCTTGTCCGTCTGGATGAACGGCATCGTTTCGACGAGATCATCGATGTCCGTACCCCGCTCGAGTTCGAACACGACCACATTCCGGGCGCGATCAACGCCCCGGTCCTGAGCAATGAAGAGCGCGTCGTCATCGGCACCCTGTACAAACAGGTCTCGGCCTTCGAGGCGACGCGGCTGGGCGCGGCCATGGTGGCGCGCAACATCGCCGCCCACCTGGACACCCTGTTCGCCGACCGTCCTCGCGCCTGGCGTCCGCTGATCTACTGCTGGCGCGGCGGCAAGCGCTCCGGCTCGATGACCGCCTGGTTCAACCTGATCGGATGGAAGGCGGGCCAGCTCGAGGGCGGGTACAAGGCCTACCGCCACTGGGTATTGGAACAGCTCGAAACCGGCCCGGCCAGGGTGCGCTATATCGTGATCGGAGGCGCGACGGGAAGCGGCAAGACCCGGCTGCTCAACGCCATGGCGCGGGCCGGCGCCCAGGTGCTGGATCTGGAAGGACTCGCCCGGCACCGCGGCTCATTGCTCGGCGCCCTGCCGGGCGAGCGCCAGCCGTCGCAAAAAGCGTTCGAGACCGGTCTGGTCGGGGAACTGGCGCGCTTCGATCCCGACCGGCCGGTGTTCGTCGAGGCGGAAAGCCGCATGATCGGCAACCTGCGCCTGCCCGAAACGCTGCTCGCGCGCCTGCACGAATCCCCTTGCCTGCAGCTGCGCGCCGACACCGGCAAGCGGATCGACTTCCTGTGCCGGGACTACGCCCACCTGTTCGACACGCCGGAGGCCTTCAAGGAAAAGCTCGGCTACCTTGCGCCGCTGCACGGCCGCAAGACCATCGAAACCTGGCAGGCGATGGTCGACGCCCGCAGCATGCCGGAACTGTTCCGCGAGTTGGTCGAGCGGCACTACGACCCGGCCTACCGCAAAAGCGGCAACCAGC
- a CDS encoding DODA-type extradiol aromatic ring-opening family dioxygenase — MTSRLPTLFLSHGSPMLAIEAGPAVGAWRELARDMPRPRAILAVSAHWGTLKPALTGSDAPATIHDFGGFPEPLYQIDYPAPGDAALAGRAAAMLGDAGFDTAVNPTRGLDHGAWVPLRAMYPDADIPVVQLALQPREDARHHFRLGETLAALRDEGVLILASGSLTHNLWDLVWGADENDPRVPDYVRAFQDWMGGAVLAGDAETAFGWEAAPGGRRAHPTSEHLLPLFVAWGAAGGGASRVHAGISEGALAMDVYRFD, encoded by the coding sequence ATGACATCCCGTCTGCCCACCCTGTTCCTTTCCCACGGATCGCCGATGCTCGCCATCGAAGCGGGGCCGGCAGTCGGGGCCTGGCGCGAGCTGGCGCGCGACATGCCAAGGCCGCGCGCAATCCTTGCCGTGTCGGCCCACTGGGGAACCCTCAAACCGGCCCTCACCGGCAGCGATGCTCCGGCCACGATCCACGACTTCGGCGGGTTTCCCGAGCCGCTTTACCAGATCGATTACCCGGCGCCCGGCGATGCTGCGCTGGCGGGGCGGGCGGCGGCGATGCTCGGCGACGCCGGTTTCGACACGGCGGTCAACCCGACGCGGGGACTCGATCACGGCGCCTGGGTGCCGCTGCGCGCGATGTACCCGGACGCCGATATCCCGGTGGTGCAGTTGGCCCTGCAGCCCCGGGAGGACGCGCGGCACCACTTCCGGCTCGGGGAAACGCTCGCGGCGCTGCGCGATGAGGGTGTGCTGATTCTGGCGTCCGGCAGCCTGACTCACAATTTGTGGGATCTGGTCTGGGGCGCCGACGAAAACGACCCGCGCGTCCCCGACTACGTCCGCGCGTTCCAGGACTGGATGGGCGGCGCCGTGCTGGCCGGCGACGCCGAAACGGCGTTCGGCTGGGAGGCCGCGCCGGGAGGACGGCGCGCCCACCCGACCAGCGAACACCTGTTGCCGCTGTTTGTCGCCTGGGGCGCGGCCGGCGGTGGCGCCAGCCGGGTGCATGCGGGCATCTCGGAAGGCGCGCTGGCGATGGACGTGTACCGTTTCGACTAA
- the selD gene encoding selenide, water dikinase SelD codes for MENIRLTQLSHGGGCGCKIAPSLLADMLRDLPAASGFAPLLVGAETSDDAAVYRLNDQQALIATTDFFMPIVDDPFDFGRIAATNALSDIYAMGGTPILALAIVGMPVNALPVGTIRRILEGGASVCRDAGIPVAGGHSIDSPEPIYGLVALGLAHPDRILRNSTARAGDVLVLGKGLGVGILGTALKKGLLDGEGYRQMIGATTRLNRVGAELGLLDGVHALTDVTGFGLLGHLMEMCRGSGLTARVGAARLPVLPAARPFAEQGIGPGAIERNLASFGADVEFGEGVADWQRRLMADAQTSGGLLAAVAPDGADAVLALFRQNGFADACVIGRLEDGAAKIVVE; via the coding sequence ATGGAAAACATCAGGTTGACCCAATTGTCGCACGGCGGCGGCTGCGGGTGCAAAATCGCGCCGTCGCTGCTTGCCGACATGCTCCGGGACCTGCCCGCCGCCAGCGGTTTCGCCCCGCTGCTCGTGGGCGCGGAAACCTCCGACGATGCCGCGGTCTACCGGCTCAATGATCAGCAGGCGCTGATCGCGACAACGGATTTCTTCATGCCGATCGTCGACGATCCTTTCGATTTCGGCCGCATCGCCGCGACCAACGCCCTGTCGGACATTTATGCCATGGGCGGCACCCCGATTCTCGCGCTGGCGATCGTCGGCATGCCGGTCAATGCGCTGCCCGTCGGGACCATCCGCCGGATTCTGGAAGGCGGGGCGAGCGTTTGCCGCGATGCCGGCATCCCGGTGGCCGGCGGCCATTCGATCGATTCGCCGGAACCCATCTACGGACTGGTGGCGCTGGGACTCGCCCATCCTGACCGTATCCTGCGCAACAGCACGGCGCGCGCCGGCGATGTCCTGGTGCTGGGCAAGGGGCTCGGCGTGGGCATTCTCGGCACGGCGCTCAAAAAGGGCTTGCTGGACGGCGAGGGCTATCGCCAGATGATCGGCGCCACCACGCGGCTGAACCGGGTCGGCGCGGAGCTGGGCTTGCTCGATGGGGTGCATGCGCTGACCGATGTGACCGGCTTCGGTCTGCTCGGCCACCTGATGGAAATGTGCCGCGGATCGGGCCTGACGGCCCGCGTCGGCGCCGCGCGTCTGCCGGTGCTGCCGGCTGCGCGGCCGTTCGCCGAACAGGGCATCGGACCGGGGGCCATCGAGCGCAATCTGGCGAGCTTCGGCGCCGATGTGGAGTTCGGTGAAGGCGTCGCGGACTGGCAGCGGCGCCTGATGGCCGACGCGCAGACCAGCGGCGGGCTTCTGGCCGCCGTGGCGCCGGACGGAGCCGACGCCGTGCTGGCCCTGTTCCGGCAGAACGGCTTCGCCGACGCCTGCGTGATCGGACGGCTTGAGGATGGCGCGGCGAAGATCGTTGTCGAATGA
- a CDS encoding efflux transporter outer membrane subunit, with amino-acid sequence MRVIVIPLTLALTACSLNPALVKPALPVPASYPAGETVGEARAATPGWRAMFGDPRLQRLIELALANNRDLRLAALAAQETQAQYGIQRAAQLPGIDATASATRQRSPAGEATPPSTQKQYGVNVGLSAFEIDLFGRMRSLSESAFARYLASEQGRRSVRIALVGAVADAYFAERLAEEQRQLAEHTLADWRQSLGLALRLKEGHQNSGLDVAQAEGQVASAEADLEARTRAVAQARNALRFLVGTELPANLPAPLPLERQPVATHLPAGLPSDLLLRRPDILQAEQQLVAANADIGAARAAFFPQLSLTASLGTLSPVMRGLFDSDHRAWSFSPQITLPLFHGGRLRAELRLAELRKSTAVAGYERAIQTAFREVADGLAGRETFGRQIAAQIRVVVNAERRTRLSGLRYHAGLDGRLELLDSQRQLYAARQTLLDLRRGEFGNAVALYKALGGGLDDNTAVGEG; translated from the coding sequence ATGCGCGTTATCGTTATCCCCCTGACCCTGGCCTTGACGGCCTGCTCGCTCAATCCGGCGCTGGTCAAGCCCGCGCTGCCCGTGCCGGCGTCCTACCCCGCCGGCGAGACGGTCGGCGAGGCGCGCGCGGCCACTCCCGGCTGGCGCGCGATGTTCGGCGACCCGCGCCTGCAGCGCCTGATCGAGCTGGCGCTGGCCAATAACCGCGATCTGAGGCTCGCCGCGCTCGCCGCGCAGGAAACCCAGGCGCAGTACGGCATCCAGCGCGCCGCGCAACTGCCGGGCATCGACGCCACCGCCTCCGCCACGCGCCAGCGCTCGCCCGCCGGCGAGGCGACCCCTCCGTCGACGCAAAAACAGTACGGCGTCAACGTCGGATTGAGCGCCTTCGAGATCGATTTGTTCGGCCGCATGCGCTCACTGTCCGAGAGCGCCTTCGCCCGCTACCTGGCCAGCGAACAGGGCCGCCGCTCCGTGCGGATCGCGCTGGTCGGCGCCGTGGCGGATGCCTATTTCGCCGAGCGCCTGGCCGAAGAGCAGCGGCAGTTGGCGGAACACACGCTGGCCGACTGGCGGCAATCGCTCGGATTGGCGCTGCGCCTCAAAGAAGGCCATCAGAACAGCGGCCTGGATGTGGCCCAGGCCGAAGGCCAGGTCGCCAGCGCCGAAGCGGATCTGGAAGCGCGCACCCGGGCCGTGGCGCAAGCCCGCAATGCGCTGCGGTTTCTGGTGGGGACGGAACTGCCCGCGAACCTGCCCGCCCCGCTGCCGCTGGAGCGGCAGCCGGTGGCGACGCATCTGCCCGCGGGCCTGCCTTCCGATCTGCTGCTGCGCCGGCCGGACATTCTGCAGGCCGAGCAGCAGCTGGTGGCGGCCAACGCCGATATCGGCGCGGCGCGCGCGGCGTTCTTCCCCCAACTGTCGCTCACCGCCTCGCTGGGCACCCTCAGCCCGGTGATGCGCGGATTGTTCGACAGCGACCACCGAGCCTGGAGCTTCTCACCGCAGATCACCCTGCCGCTGTTCCACGGGGGCCGCCTGCGGGCCGAATTGCGCCTCGCGGAATTGCGCAAGTCGACCGCCGTCGCCGGATACGAACGCGCGATCCAGACGGCGTTCCGGGAGGTGGCGGACGGACTGGCCGGCCGCGAAACGTTCGGCCGGCAGATCGCCGCGCAAATCCGGGTGGTCGTCAACGCCGAGCGCCGCACCCGCCTGTCCGGTCTGCGCTACCACGCCGGCCTCGACGGAAGGCTGGAGCTGCTGGATTCCCAGCGCCAGTTGTACGCCGCCCGGCAAACGCTGCTCGACCTGCGGCGCGGCGAGTTCGGCAATGCGGTGGCGCTTTACAAGGCGCTGGGAGGCGGACTGGACGACAACACCGCTGTCGGGGAGGGATAA
- a CDS encoding LysR family transcriptional regulator, whose amino-acid sequence MDKLSAMEVFVRVVESGSFVRAAERLGMSTTAVSRQLADLEAQLGARLLQRTTRRLHLTDAGRGYHARCAQILADVEEADASVRTDTLRPRGVLRLSAPVSFGLKHLTALLPAYLAAYPEVTLDVDMSDRQVDLVEEGFDVALRIAMRLPPTLVARRIAAIHVVPCASPAYLAREGEPARPEDLARHRCLVYTHAAEPGIWTFGDEARVSVDGPLKSNNGDLLRAAALAGEGIICEPSFLLGDDLAAGRLMPLLRGEPTPPLALYAVYPSRRHLSAKVRTFVDFLIGRIGDPPPWDAWMEMAEPRRSGPEGF is encoded by the coding sequence ATGGACAAGTTATCGGCGATGGAAGTGTTTGTCCGGGTGGTGGAGTCGGGCAGTTTCGTGCGGGCCGCCGAACGGCTCGGCATGTCGACCACCGCGGTATCCCGGCAGCTTGCCGATCTGGAGGCCCAGCTTGGCGCGCGTCTGTTGCAGCGGACCACGCGCCGGTTGCATCTGACCGACGCGGGGCGCGGCTACCATGCCCGTTGCGCGCAAATTCTCGCGGATGTCGAAGAGGCGGATGCCTCGGTCCGGACCGATACGCTGCGGCCGCGCGGGGTGCTGCGCCTGAGCGCGCCGGTGTCGTTCGGCCTCAAGCACCTGACCGCCCTGTTGCCGGCGTATCTCGCCGCCTACCCGGAGGTGACGCTTGACGTCGACATGTCGGACCGGCAGGTGGATCTCGTGGAAGAAGGCTTCGACGTGGCCCTGCGCATCGCGATGCGCCTGCCGCCGACGCTTGTTGCCCGGCGCATCGCCGCGATTCATGTGGTGCCCTGCGCCTCGCCCGCCTACCTTGCCCGCGAGGGCGAGCCGGCCCGCCCCGAGGATCTGGCCCGTCACCGCTGTCTTGTCTACACCCATGCCGCCGAACCCGGCATCTGGACATTCGGCGACGAGGCGCGGGTGAGCGTGGACGGTCCGCTCAAAAGCAACAACGGCGACCTGTTGCGGGCCGCGGCGCTGGCGGGGGAAGGCATTATCTGCGAGCCGAGTTTTCTGTTGGGGGACGACCTGGCGGCGGGTCGGCTCATGCCGCTGTTGCGCGGCGAGCCGACGCCGCCGCTGGCGCTGTACGCGGTCTATCCCTCGCGCCGCCACCTGTCGGCGAAAGTGCGGACCTTCGTGGATTTTCTGATCGGACGGATCGGCGATCCTCCGCCCTGGGACGCCTGGATGGAAATGGCCGAACCCCGCCGGAGCGGCCCGGAGGGGTTCTAA